In a single window of the Cydia amplana chromosome 4, ilCydAmpl1.1, whole genome shotgun sequence genome:
- the LOC134647556 gene encoding dolichyl-diphosphooligosaccharide--protein glycosyltransferase subunit 2 — MYFRAFVLVSIVALGHANTLPGTIDVKRLEGILQENLKSKDLSSLYYAVKGLKQLNAKIPNICEDLKTIKYDLKNIEQVYYLTNTAALSNCLNSLKPEVLSAPAQTLDKKDATIPELYYAVYSLKALGKGSVYDKEDGLKNLIQLLKKDDSPANYGYVFGLCEHMGCLAWSAAHAEGVLLAADESDARALHFEGGLPVTSLVLSTVLRTYKSLSKPSPLTSEQKLKFAAYLVSRRSVNTARGAALLLGAAQALADDQPSPISIAIKGKKYISSDSDSIEISITDLLGRPVKGLKADKVVAQSGTRLADDVVVLSKQPLTQKPNEPTTFILNLSKIKAQYGLYKIALSADSKTASVNVAVLGEIQVGSVEVGIGDVDGTTSPRLTTVAYPNKLAEKLQADHMQKVTLKLTVKDKYGAPVLVQQAFVRVAPAAAAAATPDLEAIYVAEPDNAKAYKVDLNVGAISKHLRHGSGAYSLTLYLGDGAAAAPIAWHLGDVLLNFGHEVALPATPAPASRGPLPEIGHLFRSAEPRPPRLVSDVFAAACAAPLLLLLVLWAKLRVNLSHMPLTPSMLLFHLGLGGSLALYGVLWLRLSMFETARYLLPLAAVTFLAGHRLLRRLVADKQH; from the exons atgtactttCGTG CATTTGTATTAGTAAGCATCGTAGCACTAGGCCATGCCAACACACTGCCGGGCACGATCGACGTGAAGCGGCTGGAGGGCATCCTGCAGGAGAACCTGAAGAGCAAGGACCTCAGCTCCCTGTACTATGCGGTGAAAGGCCTGAAACAGCTCAACGCCAAGATCCCTAACATCTGCGAG GacttaaaaactataaaatacgACCTCAAGAACATTGAGCAAGTGTACTACCTCACCAACACGGCGGCCCTCTCCAACTGCCTCAACTCCCTCAAGCCCGAGGTCCTGAGCGCTCCCGCCCAGACCCTGGACAAGAAGGACGCCACCATCCCGGAGCTGTACTACGCCGTGTACTCGCTGAAGGCTCTCGGAAAGGGCTCCGTGTATGACAAGGAGGATGGGCTTAAGAATCTCATTCAGTTGCTGAAGAAGGATGATTCTCCGGCTAA TTACGGCTACGTGTTCGGGCTCTGCGAGCACATGGGCTGCCTGGCGTGGAGCGCGGCGCACGCGGAGGGCGTGCTGCTGGCCGCGGACGAGAGCGACGCCAGGGCCCTGCACTTCGAGGGAGGCCTACCTGTCACTTCTCTAGTACTCTCCACCGTACTCAG GACGTACAAGTCCCTGTCGAAGCCATCGCCCCTGACCTCGGAGCAGAAGCTGAAGTTCGCCGCGTACCTGGTGTCGCGGCGCTCCGTCAACACGGCGCGCGGGGCGGCGCTGCTGCTGGGCGCGGCGCAGGCCCTCGCTGACGACCAG CCATCACCCATCTCCATCGCCATCAAAGGCAAAAAGTACATCTCGTCCGACTCGGACTCCATCGAGATCTCCATCACGGACCTGCTCGGGCGCCCCGTCAAGGGCCTCAAGGCCGACAAAGTCGTCGCCCAGTCCGGCACCAGACTCGCCGATGACGTAGTTGTGCTGTCtaaacaacctttaacacagaAGCCGAACGAACCTACAACTTTCATCCTGAACTTAAGCAAGATTAAAGCTCAATATGGCTTGTACAAGATAGCCCTAAGCGCGGATAGTAAGACGGCCAGCGTGAATGTAGCAGTGCTCGGAGAGATCCAGGTGGGGAGCGTGGAGGTGGGCATCGGGGACGTGGACGGGACGACTAGTCCGAGGCTCACCACGGTGGCCTACCCCAACAAACTGGCGGAAAAGCTGCAGGCGGACCATATGCAGAA GGTGACCCTGAAGCTGACCGTGAAGGACAAGTACGGAGCCCCGGTGCTGGTGCAGCAGGCCTTCGTGCGCGTGgcgcccgcggcggcggcggcggcgacccCCGACCTCGAGGCCATCTACGTGGCCGAGCCTGACAACGCCAAGGCCTACAAGGTCGACCTG AACGTGGGTGCCATCTCGAAGCACCTGAGGCACGGCTCGGGCGCCTACTCGCTCACGCTGTACCTGGGGGACGGCGCCGCGGCCGCGCCCATCGCCTGGCACCTCGGCGACGTGCTGCTCAACTTCGGACATGAAGTCGCGTTACCTG CAACCCCAGCTCCGGCCAGTCGCGGCCCGCTCCCCGAGATCGGGCACCTGTTCCGCTCGGCGGAGCCCCGGCCGCCGCGGCTCGTGTCCGACGTGTTCGCGGCGGCCTGCGCCGCGCCCCTGCTGCTGCTCCTCGTGCTGTGGGCCAAGCTCCGGGTCAACCTGTCCCACATGCCGCTCACACCCAGCATGCTGCTCTTCCATCTAGGCTTGGGAG GTTCCCTGGCGCTGTACGGCGTGCTGTGGCTGCGGCTGTCCATGTTCGAGACGGCGCGCTACCTGCTGCCGCTCGCCGCCGTCACCTTCCTGGCCGGCCACCGCCTGCTGCGCCGCCTGGTGGCCGACAAACAACACTAA
- the LOC134647374 gene encoding ribonucleoside-diphosphate reductase subunit M2, with the protein MSQINDKENLHNGINNVHIKSPVKSNVLAAQNGNAKEEKSDKMDVEKTEDAPAFDPQLEPLLRENPRRFVIFPIQYNDIWQMYKKAEASFWTVEEVDLSKDMHDWENLKDSERHFIKHVLAFFAASDGIVNENLVERFSQEVQVTEARCFYGFQIAMENVHSEMYSLLIDTYIRDPKERDFLFNAIETLPCIKKKADWALQWIGSKTATFGERIVAFAAVEGIFFSGSFASIFWLKKRGLMPGLTFSNELISRDEGLHTDFACLMFKHLVQKPCAARVLAVIREAVRIEQEFLTDALPVRLLGMNCDLMSEYIEFVADRLLMDLIGEKHYNTKNPFDFMNLISLEGKTNFFEKKVGEYQKCGVMSSRMDNVFTLDAEF; encoded by the exons ATGTCTCAAATCAACGACAAGGAAAATCTCCACAACGGAATCAACAACGTGCACATCAAG tcaCCCGTAAAGAGTAACGTACTCGCAGCACAAAACGGCAACGCAAAAGAGGAAAAATCAGACAAAATGGATGTTGAAAAAACCGAGGACGCCCCCGCGTTCGACCCCCAGCTGGAGCCCCTGCTGCGCGAAAACCCTCGCAGATTTGTTATCTTTCCAATCCAGTACAACGACATTTGGCAAATGTACAAAAAGGCTGAAGCGTCCTTCTGGACCGTGGAAGAAGTGGATCTCTCAAAG GACATGCATGACTGGGAGAACCTAAAGGACAGCGAGAGACACTTCATCAAGCATGTGCTGGCGTTCTTCGCGGCCTCCGACGGAATTGTCAACGAGAACCTGGTGGAGCGCTTCTCACAAGAGGTGCAGGTCACTGAAGCCAGGTGCTTCTACGGGTTCCAGATTGCTATGGAAAATGTACATTCTGAAATGTACTCTTTATTGATTGACACTTACATCAGAGACCCTAAGGAAAG agatTTCCTATTCAATGCCATAGAAACACTTCCTTGCATCAAAAAGAAGGCAGACTGGGCTCTACAGTGGATTGGAAGCAAGACTGCAACCTTCGGAGAGAGGATAGTAGCCTTCGCCGCAGTTGAAGGCATCTTCTTCTCGGGCAGCTTTGCCTCCATCTTCTGGCTGAAGAAGCGAGGGCTCATGCCCGGCTTGACCTTCAGCAACGAGCTTATTTCCAGAGATGAG GGCCTCCACACGGACTTCGCGTGCCTGATGTTCAAGCACCTGGTGCAGAAGCCTTGCGCGGCGCGCGTGCTGGCCGTCATCCGCGAGGCCGTGCGGATCGAGCAGGAGTTCCTCACCGACGCGCTGCCCGTGCGGCTGCTCGGCATGAACTGCGACCTCATGTCCGAATACATCGAGTTCGTGGCCGATAGGCTGCTGATGGACCTTATTGGTGAAAAG CACTACAACACAAAGAACCCGTTCGACTTCATGAACCTGATCTCCCTGGAGGGCAAGACCAACTTCTTCGAGAAGAAGGTGGGCGAGTACCAGAAGTGCGGCGTCATGTCCAGCCGCATGGACAACGTCTTCACGCTCGACGCGGAGTTTTAA
- the LOC134647375 gene encoding COP9 signalosome complex subunit 2, with protein sequence MSDNDDDYMCEEEEDYGLEYSEDSNSEPDVDLENQYYNSKALKEDEPKEALLSFQKVLDLEGGDKGEWGFKALKQMIKINFKLNNFTEMMSRYKQLLTYIKSAVTRNHSEKSINSILDYISTSRNMELLQDFYETTLEALKDAKNDRLWFKTNTKLGKLYYDRGDFNKLAKILKQLHQSCQTDDGEDDLKKGTQLLEIYALEIQMYTAQKNNKKLKALYEQSLHIKSAIPHPLIMGVIRECGGKMHLREGEFEKAHTDFFEAFKNYDESGSPRRTTCLKYLVLANMLMKSGINPFDSQEAKPYKNDPEILAMTNLVMAYQNNDINEFEAILKHNRNNIMDDPFIREHIEDLLRNIRTQVLIKLIGPYTRIHIPFISKELNIDEKEVENLLVTCILDNTISGRIDQVNLVLELSAARGGLARYAALDKWTLQLAALHQALVNKMA encoded by the exons ATGTCTGACAACGACGACGACTACATGTGCGAGGAGGAGGAGGACTACGGTTTG GAATACTCGGAGGACAGCAACTCCGAGCCGGACGTGGACCTGGAGAACCAGTACTACAACAGCAAGGCGCTGAAGGAGGACGAACCTAAGGAGGCGCTGCTCAGCTTCCAGAAGGTGCTGGACCTGGAGGGCGGGGACAAGGGCGAGTGGGGCTTCAAGGCGCTCAAACAGATGATTAAGATTAACTTCAAATTG AACAATTTCACGGAGATGATGTCGCGCTACAAGCAGCTGCTGACATACATCAAGAGCGCGGTGACACGCAACCACTCGGAGAAGTCCATCAACTCCATCCTCGACTACATCTCCACCTCTAGAAAT ATGGAACTCCTACAAGACTTCTACGAGACCACCCTGGAGGCGCTAAAGGACGCCAAGAACGACCGGCTGTGGTTCAAGACCAACACCAAGCTTGGCAAGCTGTACTACGACCGCGGGGACTTCAACAAGCTCGCCAAGATCCTCAAGCAACTGCACCAGAGCTGCCAG ACTGATGACGGCGAAGACGACCTGAAGAAAGGCACCCAACTGCTAGAGATATACGCGCTGGAGATCCAGATGTACACGGCGCAGAAGAACAACAAGAAGCTGAAGGCGCTCTACGAGCAGTCGCTGCACATCAAGTCGGCCATCCCCCACCCGCTCATCATGGGGGTCATCAGAG AGTGCGGCGGCAAGATGCACCTGCGCGAGGGGGAGTTCGAGAAGGCGCACACGGACTTCTTCGAGGCGTTCAAGAACTACGACGAGTCCGGCTCGCCGCGCCGCACCACCTGCCTCAAGTACCTAGTGCTCGCCAACAT GCTTATGAAATCCGGTATAAACCCCTTCGACTCCCAAGAAGCGAAACCGTACAAGAACGACCCCGAGATCCTGGCCATGACCAACCTCGTGATGGCCTACCAGAACAACGACATCAATGAGTTCGAGGCCATCCTCAAACACAACCGCAACAACATCATGGACGACCCCTTCATCCGGGAACATATCGAGGACCTGCTCCGGAACATCAGgacccaagtgctgatcaagcTAATAGGACCGTATACGAGGATTCATATACCGTTTATATCGAAAGAGTTGAATATAGATGAAAAGGAGGTGGAGAATTTATTAGTGACCTGTATTTTGGATAA caCGATCAGCGGGCGCATCGACCAGGTGAACCTGGTGCTGGAGCTgtcggcggcgcgcggcgggctGGCGCGCTACGCCGCGCTCGACAAGTGGACGCTGCAGCTCGCCGCGCTGCACCAGGCGCTCGTCAACAAGATGGCCTAG